A genome region from Arthrobacter agilis includes the following:
- the argH gene encoding argininosuccinate lyase, with protein MAPVHGGGTNEGSLWGGRFAGGPADALAALSKSTHFDWRLARYDIEGSRAHARVLHRAGLLDDAELAGMLDALDRLDEDVRSGAYLPAETDEDVHGSLERGLIERAGPALGGKLRAGRSRNDQVATLGRMYLRDHARIIAGGVLATIGALVDQAEAHLEVPMPGRTHLQHAQPVLLSHHLLAHAWALLRDVQRLKDWDRRAGVSPYGSGALAGSSLGLDPEAVAADLGFFSATHNSIDGTASRDVYAEFAWVTAMIGVDLSRVSEEIIIWATKEFSFVTLDDAFSTGSSIMPQKKNPDVAELARGKAGRLIGDLTGLLATLKGMPLAYNRDLQEDKEPVFDAVDTLEVLLPAVSGMIATLVFNTGRMAALAPQGFALATDIAEWLVRQGVPFREAHELSGAAVRIAEQRGVELWDLTDEEFGGISAHLTPAVREVLTVEGSLASRDAQGGTAPSAVRRQLSALRAELDDVAGYAAA; from the coding sequence ATGGCCCCAGTGCACGGTGGCGGGACCAACGAGGGCTCGCTGTGGGGCGGCCGGTTCGCCGGCGGCCCCGCGGACGCCCTCGCCGCCCTCAGCAAGTCGACCCACTTCGACTGGCGCCTGGCCCGGTACGACATCGAGGGATCCCGCGCCCACGCGCGGGTGCTCCACCGGGCGGGCCTGCTCGACGACGCCGAGCTCGCGGGCATGCTGGACGCACTGGACCGGCTCGACGAGGACGTGCGGTCCGGCGCCTACCTGCCGGCCGAGACCGACGAGGACGTGCACGGTTCGCTGGAGCGCGGCCTCATCGAGCGTGCCGGGCCGGCCCTCGGCGGGAAGCTGCGCGCCGGCAGGTCCCGCAACGACCAGGTGGCGACGCTCGGGCGCATGTACCTCAGGGACCACGCCCGGATCATCGCCGGCGGCGTCCTCGCGACGATCGGCGCGCTCGTCGACCAGGCGGAGGCCCACCTCGAGGTGCCCATGCCCGGCCGGACGCACCTGCAGCACGCGCAGCCGGTCCTGCTGAGCCACCACCTGCTCGCCCACGCGTGGGCGCTGCTGCGCGACGTGCAGCGGCTGAAGGACTGGGACCGCCGGGCAGGGGTCTCGCCCTATGGATCGGGCGCGCTGGCGGGTTCGTCCCTCGGGCTCGATCCCGAGGCCGTGGCGGCGGACCTCGGGTTCTTCTCCGCCACGCACAACTCCATCGACGGCACCGCGTCCCGGGACGTCTACGCCGAGTTCGCGTGGGTGACGGCGATGATCGGCGTCGATCTCTCCCGCGTGAGCGAGGAGATCATCATCTGGGCCACGAAGGAGTTCTCCTTCGTCACGCTCGACGACGCGTTCTCCACGGGCTCGTCGATCATGCCGCAGAAGAAGAACCCGGACGTCGCCGAGCTCGCGCGCGGCAAGGCGGGCCGTCTGATCGGTGATCTGACGGGTCTGCTCGCGACGCTCAAGGGCATGCCCCTGGCCTACAACCGCGATCTCCAGGAGGACAAGGAACCGGTGTTCGACGCCGTCGACACGCTCGAGGTCCTCCTGCCCGCGGTGTCCGGCATGATCGCGACGCTGGTCTTCAACACCGGGCGCATGGCGGCGCTCGCACCGCAGGGGTTCGCCCTGGCCACGGACATCGCGGAGTGGCTCGTCCGCCAGGGTGTCCCGTTCCGGGAGGCCCACGAGCTCTCCGGCGCGGCCGTGCGGATCGCGGAGCAGCGCGGCGTCGAACTGTGGGACCTGACGGACGAGGAGTTCGGGGGCATCTCGGCGCATCTCACGCCGGCGGTCCGCGAGGTCCTGACGGTCGAGGGGTCCCTGGCGAGCCGCGACGCGCAGGGCGGTACGGCCCCGTCCGCCGTCCGGCGCCAGCTCTCCGCCCTGCGGGCGGAGCTGGACGACGTCGCGGGGTACGCGGCGGCCTGA
- a CDS encoding ABC transporter ATP-binding protein, translating to MQPTDQRATLREFFPYLRGHVRVLVVVAVVSLVSTGLAIAQPLMVQQLVNAVSASRPATVFVWLLVAITLGGAVFGAAQSYLLQRTAESVVLGVRRSLVGRLLALPIREFDRRRVGDLMSRVGSDTTLMRSVITSGLFEIVSSVLMFFAAVVLMVLIDPLLFAITLAAVLLGAGGVLFLGRLIRRRSRDVQDAVGSMTAAVERGLSGIRTIKASVAEQREAAVIDVEATKAYRAGIAMARLQAAVQPIMSICVQGAFIVVLAVGGIRVAAGELLLGDLIAFILYLFLLVMPIGSAMSAFVQIQSGLAALDRIQEIARLEPERTDEERPAPTEPVTAPATASGPIELRDVSFRYAAADGAAGGPPAPASGGAPARRGPSSPDPLQALDPVDGDPLVLDGVSFSVPAGSRTALVGPSGAGKSTVLALLERFYEPTGGSITVDGTALARIPRSELRSRIGLVEQEAPVLSGTLADNLRLAAPEATDDQLRRVLAAVGLDELGERSDDGLDLNLGEDGIRLSGGQRQRLAWARVILADRPVLLMDEPTSAVDSRTEQLLQRTLGEASRDRTVVVVAHRLSTIADFDQIVVLDQGRVEAVGTHQELLESSDLYRDMAARQRLVAHA from the coding sequence ATGCAGCCCACCGACCAGCGCGCCACCCTCCGCGAGTTCTTCCCCTACCTGCGGGGGCACGTCCGTGTCCTCGTCGTGGTCGCCGTCGTGTCCCTGGTCTCGACCGGGCTGGCGATCGCCCAGCCCCTCATGGTGCAGCAGCTCGTCAACGCCGTGTCGGCGAGCCGCCCGGCCACGGTGTTCGTGTGGCTCCTCGTCGCCATCACCCTCGGCGGAGCCGTGTTCGGGGCCGCCCAGTCCTACCTGCTGCAGCGCACCGCCGAGTCGGTGGTCCTCGGCGTGCGCCGGTCGCTGGTCGGCCGGCTGCTCGCCCTGCCGATCCGCGAGTTCGACCGGCGCCGGGTCGGCGACCTCATGTCGCGTGTCGGCTCGGACACCACCCTGATGCGCAGCGTCATCACCTCGGGCCTGTTCGAGATCGTCTCGTCCGTTCTGATGTTCTTCGCGGCCGTCGTGCTGATGGTGCTCATCGATCCGCTGCTCTTCGCGATCACCCTGGCCGCGGTGCTGCTGGGTGCGGGCGGGGTGCTGTTCCTCGGTCGGCTGATCCGCAGGCGCAGCCGCGATGTGCAGGACGCCGTCGGCTCCATGACCGCGGCCGTGGAGCGGGGCCTGTCGGGGATCCGCACCATCAAGGCCTCCGTCGCCGAGCAGCGCGAAGCGGCCGTGATCGACGTGGAAGCCACGAAGGCCTACCGGGCCGGCATCGCCATGGCACGTCTCCAGGCCGCCGTCCAGCCCATCATGTCGATCTGCGTCCAGGGCGCCTTCATCGTGGTGCTCGCCGTCGGCGGCATCCGCGTCGCGGCGGGCGAACTGCTGCTCGGCGACCTCATCGCGTTCATCCTCTACCTGTTCCTGCTCGTGATGCCGATCGGTTCGGCCATGAGCGCCTTCGTGCAGATCCAGTCCGGGCTGGCCGCGCTCGACCGCATCCAGGAGATCGCGCGGCTCGAGCCCGAGCGGACCGACGAGGAGCGTCCCGCCCCGACGGAGCCGGTCACGGCACCAGCGACCGCGAGCGGTCCGATCGAACTCCGTGACGTCAGCTTCCGCTACGCCGCGGCGGACGGTGCCGCCGGTGGGCCGCCCGCACCCGCGTCCGGGGGCGCGCCCGCCCGGAGGGGTCCTTCGTCACCGGATCCCCTGCAGGCCCTCGACCCGGTCGACGGCGACCCGCTGGTCCTCGACGGTGTGAGCTTCTCCGTCCCCGCGGGAAGCCGCACGGCACTCGTCGGCCCGTCGGGTGCCGGCAAATCCACAGTGCTCGCGCTCCTGGAACGGTTCTACGAGCCGACGGGCGGCAGCATCACCGTCGACGGCACCGCGCTGGCCCGGATCCCGCGCTCCGAGCTCCGTTCACGCATCGGCCTCGTGGAACAGGAGGCCCCGGTCCTCAGCGGGACCCTCGCCGACAACCTCCGGCTCGCAGCCCCGGAGGCGACCGACGACCAGCTTCGCCGCGTCCTCGCCGCCGTGGGCCTCGACGAACTCGGCGAGCGGTCCGACGACGGCCTCGACCTCAACCTGGGGGAGGACGGCATCCGCCTCTCCGGCGGACAGCGGCAGCGCCTCGCCTGGGCCCGGGTGATCCTCGCGGACCGCCCCGTCCTGCTGATGGACGAGCCGACGTCCGCCGTGGACTCCCGGACCGAGCAGCTCCTCCAGCGGACGCTGGGGGAGGCCTCGCGGGACCGGACGGTCGTCGTCGTCGCCCACCGCCTGTCGACGATCGCCGACTTCGACCAGATCGTGGTCCTGGACCAGGGGCGCGTCGAGGCCGTGGGCACGCATCAGGAGCTCCTCGAGAGCAGCGACCTGTACCGCGACATGGCGGCCCGCCAGCGCCTCGTGGCACACGCCTGA
- a CDS encoding methylated-DNA--[protein]-cysteine S-methyltransferase: protein MTATLAPTAPLRGATTTTIDTPDGAFTVIEAEGAVLSSGWTDLPSELTGQIHPSIRAVGFDPAASSVQPILDAVARYYDGDFEAITTVRVRQSSGPFRVHAWEVLRTVRPGAPVTYLQYAERAGNPTAVRAAAAACAKNAAALFVPCHRIIRTDGTLGGFRWGLPVKQRLLDRESGRAQEA from the coding sequence ATGACCGCCACACTCGCCCCCACCGCCCCGCTGCGCGGCGCCACCACCACCACGATCGACACGCCCGACGGCGCCTTCACCGTCATCGAGGCGGAGGGCGCAGTACTGTCCTCCGGCTGGACGGACCTCCCCTCCGAGCTCACCGGGCAGATCCACCCGAGCATCAGGGCGGTGGGCTTCGATCCTGCCGCGTCGTCGGTGCAGCCGATCCTCGACGCCGTCGCCCGCTACTACGACGGCGACTTCGAGGCCATCACGACGGTGCGGGTCCGGCAGTCCTCGGGACCGTTCCGGGTCCATGCCTGGGAGGTCCTCCGCACCGTCCGGCCGGGGGCACCGGTCACGTACCTCCAGTACGCCGAGCGCGCCGGCAACCCCACGGCCGTCCGCGCCGCTGCGGCGGCCTGCGCCAAGAACGCCGCGGCGCTCTTCGTCCCGTGCCACAGGATCATCCGCACCGACGGCACGCTCGGCGGGTTCCGGTGGGGGCTGCCGGTGAAGCAGCGGCTGCTCGATCGGGAGTCCGGCCGGGCGCAGGAGGCCTGA
- a CDS encoding Ada metal-binding domain-containing protein codes for MDFWQQYRAIDARDVRFDGQFVTAVSSTGIYCRPSCPARTPKPSNVTFYRTSAAAHEAGYRACKRCLPEAVPGDPEWNLRSDAAARAMRLIADGEVDRAGVAGLAARLGYSARHLNRILKDELGAGALSLARAHRAQTARALLTASTLRFSDVAFAAGFGSIRQFNDTVQQVFDLTPGQLRDASRQLRGHAGEEAASGGPLRIPLFLPTRLPYDNGIFRFLAARAVEGVEQAGGSGYERLLHLPAGPAWFRAGAVEARGRGQAALPVTVSVAGLGDLPALLSRIRRLFDLDADPVAIDAALRRHPTFARLTAATPGLRLPGSVDPHETLVRAIVGQQVTVAAARTALGRLATAGPAVEAPGTGLSRMFPSAQDLAEAPEPLLRGPRRRNDALRAAVHGLASGSLEIGVGARPETLRAELLQLPGIGPWTADYVTMRVLGHPDTNLPTDAAVRLGWRLAGRDADRPDDGVPAPSGPSLADAMDTVRPWRSYATVHLWREAGRRTARTGGGAPLDAVA; via the coding sequence ATGGACTTCTGGCAGCAGTACCGGGCGATCGACGCGCGCGATGTGCGCTTCGACGGGCAGTTCGTCACCGCGGTCTCGAGCACGGGCATCTACTGCCGGCCCTCCTGCCCCGCCCGCACCCCGAAGCCCTCCAACGTCACCTTCTACCGCACCTCGGCCGCCGCCCACGAGGCCGGGTACCGGGCGTGCAAGCGGTGCCTGCCCGAGGCCGTCCCCGGTGACCCGGAATGGAACCTCCGCAGCGATGCCGCGGCCCGCGCCATGCGCCTCATCGCCGACGGCGAGGTGGACCGGGCGGGAGTCGCCGGCCTCGCAGCCCGGCTCGGGTACTCGGCCCGCCACCTCAACCGCATCCTCAAGGACGAACTGGGGGCCGGGGCGCTCTCGCTGGCCCGCGCCCACCGCGCCCAGACCGCCAGGGCCCTGCTCACCGCATCGACGCTGCGGTTCTCCGACGTCGCGTTCGCAGCCGGCTTCGGGAGCATCCGTCAGTTCAACGACACCGTGCAGCAGGTCTTCGACCTCACGCCCGGACAGCTGCGGGACGCCTCCCGGCAGCTCCGCGGGCACGCGGGCGAGGAGGCGGCTTCCGGCGGTCCGCTCCGGATCCCCCTGTTCCTGCCGACGCGCCTGCCCTACGACAACGGGATCTTCCGGTTCCTCGCCGCACGGGCGGTGGAGGGGGTGGAACAGGCCGGCGGATCGGGCTACGAGAGGCTCCTCCACCTGCCCGCGGGCCCCGCCTGGTTCAGGGCGGGCGCCGTCGAAGCGCGCGGCAGGGGGCAGGCCGCCCTGCCCGTGACGGTCTCGGTGGCGGGGCTGGGTGATCTGCCGGCCCTGCTGAGCCGGATCCGGCGGCTCTTCGACCTCGACGCCGACCCGGTGGCCATCGACGCGGCCCTCCGCCGGCACCCGACCTTCGCACGTCTCACCGCGGCCACGCCGGGACTGCGTCTTCCCGGGTCCGTGGATCCCCACGAGACACTCGTCCGGGCCATCGTCGGCCAGCAGGTGACCGTCGCCGCGGCCAGGACGGCCCTCGGCCGCCTCGCCACGGCGGGTCCCGCCGTCGAGGCACCGGGCACCGGCCTGTCGAGGATGTTCCCGTCGGCGCAGGACCTCGCGGAGGCACCCGAGCCGCTCCTGCGCGGGCCCCGCCGACGGAACGATGCCCTGCGGGCCGCGGTCCACGGCCTGGCGTCGGGTTCCCTCGAGATCGGGGTGGGAGCCCGCCCCGAGACACTGCGCGCCGAGCTGCTGCAGCTGCCCGGCATCGGCCCCTGGACCGCGGACTACGTCACCATGCGGGTCCTCGGCCACCCCGACACGAACCTGCCCACCGATGCCGCCGTGCGCCTGGGCTGGCGCCTCGCCGGCCGGGACGCCGATCGGCCGGACGACGGCGTCCCGGCGCCGTCGGGCCCCTCGCTCGCCGACGCGATGGACACCGTCCGCCCCTGGCGCTCGTACGCGACCGTGCACCTGTGGAGGGAGGCCGGACGACGGACCGCCCGCACAGGCGGCGGGGCTCCGCTCGACGCCGTCGCCTGA
- a CDS encoding DNA-3-methyladenine glycosylase: MVDQSGTAADVRARLGGSALGVAPWLLGAQLSHTGDDGGVTVRISEVEAYLGPDDPGSHAFRGKTARNATMFGPAGHLYVYFTYGMHYCANIVCGSEGWATGLLLRAGEITEGVDLARVRRSHPATDLDLARGPARLAQALGLDRAADGADVLAHPFRLALPDTPPTDIARGPRVGVSGIAGTAQYPWRFWLPGDPTVSRYRPGKRPAARSVDP; the protein is encoded by the coding sequence GTGGTCGATCAGAGCGGGACGGCAGCGGACGTACGGGCCAGGCTGGGCGGCAGCGCCCTCGGCGTCGCCCCTTGGCTGCTCGGGGCGCAGCTCAGCCACACGGGCGACGACGGCGGGGTAACGGTCCGCATCTCGGAGGTGGAGGCCTACCTCGGCCCCGACGACCCCGGCTCGCACGCCTTCCGCGGGAAGACCGCGCGGAACGCCACCATGTTCGGCCCGGCCGGCCACCTCTACGTCTACTTCACCTACGGCATGCACTACTGCGCCAACATCGTGTGCGGGTCGGAGGGGTGGGCCACGGGTCTCCTCCTGCGCGCGGGGGAGATCACCGAGGGCGTGGACCTCGCCCGCGTGCGGCGCTCCCACCCGGCGACGGACCTCGACCTCGCACGGGGGCCGGCCCGGCTCGCGCAGGCACTGGGCCTCGACCGCGCGGCTGATGGAGCGGATGTGCTCGCGCACCCCTTCCGGCTCGCCCTCCCGGACACGCCCCCGACGGACATCGCCCGCGGCCCGCGCGTCGGTGTGAGCGGGATCGCCGGGACCGCTCAGTACCCGTGGCGTTTCTGGCTGCCCGGGGATCCGACGGTCTCGCGCTACCGTCCCGGTAAGCGCCCCGCAGCACGTAGTGTTGATCCGTGA
- a CDS encoding adenine phosphoribosyltransferase, translated as MDRLCAVVPDFPSPGIVFRDLTPVFSDARAFRAVVDAVAEPFAGSFDAVAGVEARGFLLAAAVAYATGTGVVTVRKAGKLPRAVYSASYDLEYGQATLELHQSDLPAGARVLVLDDVLATGGTLVAACALLEQAGAVVAGCGVVLELGDLGGRASLAGRNVHALRTV; from the coding sequence ATCGACCGCCTCTGCGCCGTCGTCCCCGACTTCCCGTCCCCGGGCATCGTCTTCCGTGACCTCACCCCCGTCTTCTCCGACGCCCGGGCGTTCCGCGCCGTGGTCGACGCGGTCGCGGAGCCTTTCGCCGGATCGTTCGACGCCGTGGCCGGGGTCGAGGCCCGCGGCTTCCTCCTCGCGGCGGCCGTCGCCTACGCGACCGGCACCGGCGTCGTCACGGTGCGCAAGGCCGGCAAGCTGCCCCGCGCCGTGTACAGCGCGTCCTACGACCTCGAATACGGGCAGGCGACGCTCGAGCTCCACCAGTCCGACCTGCCCGCCGGGGCGCGCGTCCTGGTCCTGGACGACGTGCTCGCCACGGGCGGAACGCTCGTCGCCGCATGCGCCTTGCTCGAACAGGCTGGAGCCGTCGTCGCAGGCTGCGGAGTGGTCCTCGAACTCGGCGACCTCGGTGGCCGGGCCAGCCTGGCCGGCCGGAACGTCCACGCGCTGAGAACCGTGTAG
- a CDS encoding HelD family protein: MHETSHARAELDHERRYVDGLYRRLDELRAEKVEQLAEVRRTQAAGSHQNRSERDAFATMYEDRLAQLNAVDDRLVFGRLDLDSGEERYIGRIGLSDDDLRQLMVDWRAPEAGTFYQATAFERMGVRRRRHLILSRRDVVAIEDDVLDVDLLGDDESLQGEGALLAALNSRRTGQMSDIVGTIQAEQDRIIRAPLPGVTVVQGGPGTGKTAVALHRAAYLLYTHRERLKSAGVLLVGPTDAFMKYIERVLPSLGETGVVMAGIGTLMPGVSTVQETSEAAAAIKGRLEMARVLRNAVANRERVPAENKRLNVEGTLLTLTPRQVARARERARATGKPHNEARVTFVKILLRELTEQLLDKLEESSGGGNNADRSYLAEDVRSSRDVRIALNLAWMPLTPQKLVAELFARPELLRAAAPDLTDAEVAALARPVDAPWTEADVPLLDEAAELLGELDASAGRDSSAREQEQKRDLANAERALENVNATLEDAGVDGVLTAEDLAQHNAVPVTRLSAAERASGDRTWAYGHIVVDEAQELSPMQWRLLMRRCPLKSFTIVGDIAQTSSAAGSRSWQQALEPFVGERWQLEELTVNYRTPSQIAEAAVRMANAAGLVVSAPKAVREGRFPPVLDTVRDLVPSLVDVMPEELASIDGGLLAVIAPDHLVPEVRAALVPVYGSRVGSGAGGPGQDIVVIGPRESKGLEFDGVVILEPQEMLDSATARVGDLYVAMTRPTQRLRVISTGRIPAGIAG; the protein is encoded by the coding sequence ATGCACGAGACGTCCCATGCCAGGGCGGAGCTGGACCACGAGCGCCGCTACGTCGACGGTCTGTACCGCCGCCTCGACGAACTCCGTGCCGAGAAGGTCGAGCAGCTCGCGGAGGTCCGGCGCACCCAGGCGGCCGGCTCCCACCAGAACCGCTCGGAGCGCGACGCCTTCGCCACGATGTACGAGGACCGCCTCGCCCAGCTGAACGCCGTCGACGACCGGCTCGTCTTCGGGCGCCTGGACCTGGACAGCGGCGAGGAACGCTACATCGGCCGCATCGGGCTCTCCGACGACGACCTCCGGCAGCTCATGGTGGACTGGCGTGCCCCCGAGGCGGGCACCTTCTACCAGGCCACCGCCTTCGAGCGCATGGGCGTCCGCCGCCGTCGCCACCTCATCCTGTCGCGGCGCGACGTCGTCGCCATCGAGGACGACGTCCTCGACGTCGACCTGCTCGGGGACGACGAGTCCCTGCAGGGTGAGGGCGCCCTGCTCGCCGCGCTGAACTCGCGGCGCACAGGCCAGATGTCGGACATCGTCGGAACCATCCAGGCCGAGCAGGACCGCATCATCCGTGCGCCGCTGCCCGGCGTCACCGTGGTGCAGGGCGGCCCCGGCACCGGGAAGACGGCCGTCGCGCTCCACCGTGCCGCCTACCTCCTCTACACGCACCGGGAGCGGCTGAAGTCCGCCGGCGTGCTGCTGGTCGGACCGACGGACGCCTTCATGAAGTACATCGAACGCGTGTTGCCCTCCCTCGGGGAGACCGGCGTCGTCATGGCCGGCATCGGTACGCTGATGCCCGGCGTGTCGACGGTGCAGGAGACGAGCGAGGCGGCGGCGGCCATCAAGGGCCGCCTCGAGATGGCCCGGGTCCTCCGGAACGCGGTCGCCAACCGTGAGCGGGTGCCGGCCGAGAACAAGCGCCTCAACGTCGAGGGGACCCTGCTGACGCTCACGCCCCGCCAGGTGGCGCGTGCGCGCGAACGGGCGCGGGCCACGGGCAAGCCGCACAACGAAGCGCGCGTGACGTTCGTCAAGATCCTCCTCCGTGAGCTCACCGAGCAGCTGCTGGACAAGCTCGAGGAGTCCTCGGGCGGAGGGAACAACGCGGACCGCTCCTACCTCGCCGAGGACGTCCGCAGCTCGCGCGACGTGCGGATCGCCCTCAACCTCGCCTGGATGCCCCTCACGCCGCAGAAGCTCGTCGCGGAACTCTTCGCGCGTCCCGAGCTGCTCCGCGCAGCGGCCCCGGATCTCACCGACGCGGAGGTGGCCGCCCTGGCCCGGCCCGTCGACGCCCCCTGGACCGAGGCGGACGTCCCCCTGCTCGACGAGGCCGCCGAACTCCTCGGCGAGCTCGATGCGTCCGCGGGGCGGGACAGCTCCGCCCGTGAGCAGGAGCAGAAGCGGGACCTCGCCAATGCGGAGCGGGCCCTCGAGAACGTCAACGCCACGCTCGAGGACGCCGGCGTGGACGGGGTGCTGACGGCCGAGGACCTCGCCCAGCACAACGCCGTCCCGGTGACCCGGCTGTCCGCGGCCGAACGCGCGTCCGGGGACCGCACCTGGGCGTACGGCCACATCGTGGTGGACGAGGCGCAGGAGCTTTCACCCATGCAGTGGCGCCTCCTGATGCGCCGGTGTCCGCTGAAGTCGTTCACCATCGTCGGCGACATCGCGCAGACCAGCTCGGCGGCGGGATCCAGGTCCTGGCAGCAGGCGCTCGAGCCGTTCGTGGGGGAGCGCTGGCAGCTCGAGGAACTGACGGTCAACTACCGCACCCCCTCGCAGATCGCCGAGGCGGCGGTCCGGATGGCCAACGCCGCGGGGCTCGTCGTCTCCGCACCGAAGGCCGTGCGCGAGGGCCGGTTCCCTCCCGTCCTCGATACCGTCCGGGATCTCGTGCCGTCCCTCGTGGACGTCATGCCCGAGGAACTGGCGTCGATCGACGGCGGGCTGCTCGCCGTCATCGCGCCGGACCACCTGGTGCCGGAGGTACGCGCGGCGCTGGTGCCCGTCTACGGCAGCCGTGTCGGTTCGGGTGCGGGCGGGCCGGGCCAGGACATCGTGGTGATCGGCCCCCGCGAGTCGAAGGGCCTGGAATTCGACGGCGTCGTCATCCTCGAACCGCAGGAGATGCTCGATTCGGCGACGGCGCGGGTGGGCGATCTCTACGTGGCGATGACCCGGCCCACGCAGCGCCTCCGCGTCATCTCGACCGGCCGGATTCCTGCAGGTATCGCCGGCTGA
- the tyrS gene encoding tyrosine--tRNA ligase has protein sequence MSQRTKTPVSGLESQRNDPSFESIHDELVWRGLIHVSTDEAELKELLAGAPITFYCGFDPTAPSLHLGNLVQLLTMRRLQLAGHRPLGLVGGSTGLVGDPRPTAERTMNTKETVAEWVGYLQGQVQKFLDFEGENAARMVNNLDWTGPMSVIDFLRDVGKYFRVGTMIKKETVAKRLNSDEGISYTEFSYQILQGMDFLQLFRDYGCVLQTGGSDQWGNLTSGTELVRKVEGTAVHAIGTPLITNSDGTKFGKSEGNAIWLDAAMTSPYAMFQFWLNTSDADVTERLRIFTFRSREEIDALERATAERPHERAAQRALAYDVTSLVHGVDATEKVIAASAALFGQGDLTVLDLPTLEAATAELESVAITRDGLGIVDLLVASGLSASNSAARRTVSEGGAYVNNAKITDAEHTVGDADLLHGRYLLVRRGKRNLAMVDVA, from the coding sequence GTGTCCCAGCGAACAAAAACCCCGGTCAGTGGCCTCGAGAGCCAGCGCAACGATCCCTCGTTCGAGAGCATCCATGACGAGCTGGTGTGGCGTGGGCTGATCCACGTCTCCACCGACGAGGCCGAGCTGAAGGAACTGCTCGCCGGCGCGCCCATCACGTTCTACTGCGGATTCGACCCCACGGCGCCCAGCCTGCACCTCGGCAACCTCGTCCAGCTCCTCACGATGCGCCGGCTGCAGCTCGCCGGGCATCGGCCCCTCGGCCTGGTCGGTGGTTCCACCGGCCTCGTCGGCGATCCCCGTCCCACGGCCGAGCGCACCATGAACACCAAGGAGACGGTCGCCGAGTGGGTCGGCTACCTCCAGGGCCAGGTGCAGAAGTTTCTCGACTTCGAGGGCGAGAACGCCGCCCGGATGGTGAACAACCTCGACTGGACCGGCCCGATGAGCGTCATCGACTTCCTGCGCGACGTCGGCAAGTACTTCCGCGTCGGCACGATGATCAAGAAGGAGACGGTCGCCAAGCGCCTGAACTCCGACGAGGGCATCAGCTACACCGAGTTCAGCTACCAGATCCTGCAGGGCATGGACTTCCTCCAGCTGTTCCGCGACTACGGCTGCGTCCTGCAGACCGGCGGTTCGGACCAGTGGGGCAACCTCACCAGCGGCACGGAACTGGTCCGCAAGGTCGAGGGCACGGCCGTGCACGCCATCGGCACGCCGCTGATCACGAACTCCGACGGCACCAAGTTCGGCAAGAGCGAAGGCAACGCCATCTGGCTCGACGCCGCGATGACCAGCCCGTATGCCATGTTCCAGTTCTGGCTCAACACCTCGGACGCCGACGTCACCGAGCGGCTCCGGATCTTCACCTTCCGCAGCCGCGAGGAGATCGACGCGCTCGAGCGGGCGACGGCGGAGCGGCCCCACGAGCGGGCTGCCCAGCGCGCGCTGGCCTACGACGTCACCTCCCTCGTCCACGGCGTGGATGCCACCGAGAAGGTCATCGCCGCGTCGGCCGCCCTCTTCGGGCAGGGCGATCTCACAGTGCTCGACCTCCCCACCCTCGAGGCCGCGACCGCGGAACTGGAATCGGTCGCCATCACCAGGGACGGACTGGGGATCGTGGACCTGCTGGTCGCCTCCGGTCTCTCGGCGAGCAACTCGGCGGCGCGGCGCACCGTCTCCGAGGGCGGGGCGTACGTGAACAACGCGAAGATCACCGACGCGGAGCACACCGTCGGCGACGCCGACCTCCTCCATGGGCGATACCTGCTCGTCCGCCGCGGGAAGCGCAACCTGGCGATGGTCGACGTCGCCTGA